Genomic segment of Citrus sinensis cultivar Valencia sweet orange chromosome 7, DVS_A1.0, whole genome shotgun sequence:
TGGTGATTCAGAAGATGATGCTAATGCTGATTCAGATGGTTTTGatgatatttgatatttatatgatttatggtatttgaaaataatataataatgctttatttttttattatgaaatgtTTTTGGACAATATGaatgttgaaaattttgattgaattgttTAGGGAAGttcattcattttaataataatgttaattgaataaaatctattttcaaTAGTCATATGTTcttaaaaattgtattgtCGTTCTAATTGCATGtggcaattaataaaataaatttcaactgcatagattattttcaattgtctATCCCTGGTAAAAGCAGAGAATTTCCAACAAAGATTGTCATTGaaaatattacttttctaaCTATGAATACATTATCTATAATGGAACAactcaattgaaaatattacttACTTCTACTAATATGCAGTATTTTCGAttccaaaaatcaattatagcAACGTGTATTTCCAACTATAGTTTAGtttttttggctatttttgccctcaaaattaatgtatttcCAATGGTTATATTTAATCGAAATTGCTATTAGAAAAGCTACCGCAAAAGTCAATTGaaaatagtatttttgatGACTCAAAGtgatcataaaaattatttattagttgtGTGTCCATATTATTTCTAATACGCATTTATCCTTTTTCCATGGCCTCAAAAAAAGCATATTTATGGTGGTCGGTTGGGAAAAAAAGTATTTCTACCCAAGGTATTTCACTTGTTTTGACAGTATTCAACAACCACAAAAAGTAGTTTTTCTTGTAGTATTACCAAACACTTAATTGATTCTTTTCATAATTGAAATACagttaataacaattattttaaaaactacagtATTACCAAATTAGCTCATAAGAAGAACCCAAGCGTTTAGATCTCATAAAGATAAGAGAAATCATCGTTGATACTTGTTTATTGTATTTGTGTTTGGcacatattaatttaattgttttgctGCAGTAGCTAATTatgttcttcatctttttGTAGTAATTCTATATAGAGGCAGCTAGCAGTTTGGTATGGCAAGAAGACACAATAAATAAGTCAAGTGGTATTTCGCTAAATATTCATTAGGACGTATATATACAATAAAGTGACGGTTCTATAGTAATAGGGAGTCTGAACATAGTATAAGTATACATCGACTATGTTGCATATATTAACATGCACTCTTAGTGAATTATATAAACTCTAAGAATGACCGAATGGATGTAAGAATTTAAACTCCAAACCAGTTAAAAATCACCTTGTAGTCTACTTTTccatagttttatttttcttgttatttttcttgttacaAGTTACAACTGTTTATATGACTAGTAAAAATAGAGtgttatgtttttttatttccttaaatatataatattaggAGAATTTATTTGGGAAacatttaactttattttaactggatttatcttaattagtttattattttaattgggaCAGCTCCCTTGTACCCCCTTCCAAAAACATGGCAAATGGTAAGGTCGTAGCTATCTTTTCATCTCTGTAAGTTGCTTGTTGAATTATATTCAACCTATCTTCCCTTTCCCCTTAGTTAAATATGAATGATGATATAgcttttgtaattaaattttaaccgTATAATGTTATACATGTATATGtgataaaagattaataagAGTTGAGTACAACACTAAATTTCAAGTCCTCACCTAATTGTGACCTGTAATTTTACCCCTTAACAGTTGTAGGAATGGATGACTTCGCTTGTTAGAACAATTTTTAACTCAGGAATCAAGCTAGATCAGGAATACATATCCTTTTGCTATTTcaccaataaaaaaatgatttttctatttattgatatatgatttatttcgacagaaaggaaaaaaatcaaccTGAAAAGCTCACAAAAATAcctaaataaaacataaaaatataaactaaacttctaattaactttaatttgaCTAGCTATATAGAAATCAAAATCCACAGCTTATATAATAATCCACATCGATAAACCGTTGAGCTTCTAACGTTATGGCCAACGCCAATGATCTGTAAAAAAGTGACTGCGCAAAAGCACTAAAAGTATTTCAGGCATAGATATTAGAATTAGCAATAACAAGAATTTACTTATGAAGATGATCAAAATACTAAACTTACTTTATTAGTCCTGATATCTCCGTCATTATGAATTTAAGTGAATCGACATTCCCTGCCTTGACCATATCTACATATTCGCCTGGTACAACAGAAACAATGAATTTCTAACTCAAATTCTCAATGAAAACAttatataaattcaataaattctatttatttatttacttttctttattatttgataaacataCCTTTAGCTGGATCGTATCCATGGTCAAAATTGCCATGTTCTAATAGCTTATCGACAACAGCTATCCCATCGAATCCTGCCGTGGAAGCAATTGAGTAAACAGGCATCTACAGTTACATGCTAAAATTTTTGcaaacgattttttttttttaacgaaaaAGATAAAAGCTGAAAACATTATACGGTTGTAAAAGCTGAAAACCAAGCTTTTGATCAGATTTTGCAACTTGCACTTTGTCCAATTCCTTTGAGGAATGTAGAAGTGCCACCCCTCCACcttcaattttatcatattgCAAGCACTATGATTCATCAATTAATCCAACAAGATaagagccaaaaaaaaaaaatgtaaagatataaaaaaggCTCTAATAATTACCAGGTACTGTTCCACTGTCCGTTGCAGCCTTGGCATCTTCTAGGGCGTTTTGAACtcttttatagtttttatCCACTTCCGCTTTACTAGCTCcacaaatctttaaaaaaaaaaggaataaaaactCATCCAAATATCTTTTCAATAAGGTGTTGAGCATccaaaataaatgtataattCCAACCAAACCTTAAAAACAGCTAGATTTCGAGAAAGCTTTGCAAGTCTCTCTCTTGCAAACTTTACTTCACAATCATCTTTGCtctcattaattttagatttcaaCTGTAGCAACGATCATAAGACcatgttaaattgttaataaacATAATGGAGAACCTAATGCATTGTTGAATAATatgtataaagaaaagaaaccacAACTAACCTCTTCACATCTCTCTTTGATCTTTGCCTGGCTGCCAAACCCACCAAGGATAGCTGTCTCATTATGTGATGCTCTAACCTGTAACGATGGAAAGGGctaagtacatattttcaacAAAAGCTACCCATGACATAGTATATAATACAAAGCTTTTGTTTGGCATTATGGAACAGTGGTTTTAAAATCGAACAGAAAAAAGCtcagatttttcaaatttattggaGTTGGgtaaacataatttttcaaatttcacaGTTTGTTGAATAATTCACATATCTAATTTAGTGTGAATTGCTTGAAAATGTTTCATAACCGTACATCTTTAAATGATAGGTGTAtagatttaccaaatattttaacaattttgCTTAAGTTTGGACAACAATACTAAACAGAGCCGAGCCGAATACAAAACAcaacaacacacacacacacacacacatatatgaaTCTTACCTCTTTGCTTGAGCCAAGCATTTGTGGTAAAAAATTCACACGGTCTTCAGTTAAAACCTAAAATGAAAAGTCAGAAACAAACTGATTTCTCTGTTGTATCACCGAATGAACATGTACCTTGCCTCCTGTGAGAATGGCAATGTCTTGCATGATTGCCGCTGTAGTATCTTGGCTTGTGAGTGGTTTGATAATGCAGACCTTCATTCAATTCAAAAACCAatcttcacacacacacacgcacacatatatatatatatgtatgtatatgtatattgtTGAAGTGTGAGCTTCGAAAATGATTTCCAGAAGATCAGCTATCATGTCGGTTTGAGGCTGTAATAATACACGACATGTCAACTGAAAATCATGCAAGCCCGTATGacaaatttgttttgtcaGCTACAtccaaataattaaagcatgcgCACATCACGTGCTTCTACCTATTCTATACGGTGTTAATAGCTGTCGTTTTGGGCTTATTGTGGTCAAGAGGCCAGCACGTGTCCTCAAGTTTGTTATTTTCAGTCATTCAAGTGGGAAAATTCTCGGTTTTGTTTGCTGGCTGACAACGGATCTTTCTAGAGATCCTTAAGCTTGTATATATGGTCTTAAGGGAAGCGAAATCAGCGTGTTAAATGCTGGTTACTTCGTCTTTAAACTTGTATCTTGTTCTCGGTGATTGAATAAAAGCTGCCGCTCTCTTCTTCAGTGGATGTAGGCCATCTCCAGGCCGAACCACTATAATTTGAGGCTCTTGTTTTGCTTGTTTctgatttgtttttgtttgagCGTGTTTAATTGCTGTTTCTATAACAAATATCAGAGTGTTCAGTGAGGTTTTGGGGATTCTTGGTTGGTTGATTTCCAATCGAGATTcaacatatatatatctctATGTATATGAACAATACTTATTACCTTGCTTCCAACATAATTCCAATCTAGCATAAGAGATCCCGCCTCTTCTTGATCAACATTCCGGGCAATAATTACTAAAGGTCGTCTagtctataaaataaaaatggaaaaagaagaaaaggcagAAGCAAACAATCAACTGACCaagttgttaataaaaaaacattaaacTTGTATACGATTTGTATATACAGACCCTCTTACATAGCTAGTTGATGCAATTGCTCGACAAATGTCCTCATTTGAGATTTCAcccttatatattaatatgaatgGATTTTTCAAcacctgaaaaaaaaaaatgaaacaattaCTTATTGTCTTAATAACACAATAATCTAATTGATTACTAGTGTATCAAAGTTTAGGgatttatatatattgcaaTGCTTACACATGTTTCCGTCTTCTTATTGGTGATGAAGTATGGGGATATAAGACCCCAATCTAGCTTCATTCTTTTAACAAACAAAGGGGAAATGATTGAAACCCTCTCTTGttcaatttaaaaagtaatcgacactactagaaaaatggtctttactaACACTTGTCTTGTGacactttattaaaaagtatcagtaattatatatatatttgggtCATTTTTGTGTTTAATAGATAAGTATCACAAATTACTGATTTTATGGTGTCAGTAGATTAAACATAAGACGTTATTGACACTAAAGTATtagtaattgaaaaaaaaatcaatttttgttgTCATTACTACTCGAACCCAAGGCATGAAAACCATGACTTTTAATGTCAAGCAACAAACCATCAAGCCAAacaaattgtttattatttgattaaaatattatattaaattaatatataaaaacaacaatataaaagcaaaaagaaaccTTAACATCAACATAAACCTAAAATCTCTAACTTGTAATTTTAGGGTTAGCCGCCTCATCTCTTAAccatctctttcttcttcatacATCTAGAAAATCTCTCATTCGACTCTCAAATGCAAGATGCCATATGAAACCCTAACACCATTGCTCAAATTCTAAGACTCATACCATACGAAACCCTAATAAGCTACATCGTGTTATAGAATATCCACTATGTTGCTACGCCAAAAGCTCCGAAAACTCTCTTTAGATCTCCACCTTTTGCTCTAATGACCACCGTGCGCGAGTGTACACATCTCATCGCACTTCAGTTTCTGAATTTC
This window contains:
- the LOC107176643 gene encoding chaperonin CPN60-1, mitochondrial-like — its product is MKLDWGLISPYFITNKKTETCVLKNPFILIYKGEISNEDICRAIASTSYTRRPLVIIARNVDQEEAGSLMLDWNYVGSKVLTEDRVNFLPQMLGSSKEVRASHNETAILGGFGSQAKIKERCEELKSKINESKDDCEVKFARERLAKLSRNLAVFKICGASKAEVDKNYKRVQNALEDAKAATDSGTVPGGGVALLHSSKELDKVQVAKSDQKLGFDGIAVVDKLLEHGNFDHGYDPAKGEYVDMVKAGNVDSLKFIMTEISGLINAFAQSLFYRSLALAITLEAQRFIDVDYYISCGF